From Bacillota bacterium, the proteins below share one genomic window:
- a CDS encoding glycerophosphodiester phosphodiesterase family protein — MNRGILRKKAFWIIAAFVLFVWLNNSSVFVDGSGKRPALLAHRGLAQTFDVEKVQWNTNTARIIHKPEHPYLENTIPSMEAAFRCGADIVEFDVQLTKDKQLAVFHDYALEFRTDGKGKVSDYTMAELRKLDVGYGYTADNGKTYPFRGKSVGMMPSVDDVFEAFPDKEFLVHIKDSGAETGRLLDEHVRKTAPGAMGRISVYGDGEAVRYLKNKYPEMKVLTKPILMKALLLYELVGWTGYTPKAARNLEIHLPLRYARLLWGWPGRFLQRMDRANTRVVLVNGTGGFSSGFDSANDLKKLPRNYSGCIWTNRIDKVAPLVKGE; from the coding sequence GTGAACAGAGGCATACTGCGGAAAAAGGCGTTCTGGATTATCGCGGCATTTGTTTTATTCGTTTGGCTTAACAACAGTTCCGTGTTCGTGGACGGAAGCGGTAAGCGCCCGGCGCTTCTCGCCCACCGGGGCCTCGCCCAGACGTTCGATGTCGAAAAGGTCCAGTGGAACACGAACACGGCCCGGATAATCCACAAACCGGAACACCCCTATCTTGAAAACACCATACCCTCCATGGAAGCGGCATTCCGCTGCGGGGCCGATATCGTCGAGTTCGACGTGCAGTTGACGAAGGACAAGCAGCTGGCGGTGTTTCACGATTACGCCCTCGAGTTCAGGACCGACGGGAAGGGGAAGGTATCGGACTACACGATGGCGGAGCTGAGAAAGCTCGATGTGGGGTACGGCTACACGGCGGACAACGGGAAGACTTATCCCTTTCGGGGAAAGAGCGTGGGGATGATGCCTTCGGTCGACGACGTCTTTGAGGCTTTTCCGGACAAGGAGTTTCTGGTGCATATCAAAGACAGCGGCGCGGAAACGGGCAGGCTGCTGGACGAGCATGTCCGGAAAACTGCGCCCGGCGCGATGGGCAGGATCTCTGTATACGGCGACGGTGAAGCCGTCCGTTATTTAAAGAACAAGTATCCGGAAATGAAGGTTTTGACAAAGCCCATCTTGATGAAGGCGCTTTTGCTCTACGAGCTGGTCGGGTGGACGGGTTACACGCCGAAAGCGGCAAGGAACCTTGAAATTCATCTGCCCCTGCGGTACGCGAGGCTTCTCTGGGGCTGGCCCGGCCGTTTTCTGCAGCGCATGGACCGCGCGAATACACGGGTCGTCCTGGTGAACGGGACGGGCGGTTTTTCAAGCGGATTTGACAGCGCGAATGATTTGAAAAAGCTCCCGCGCAATTACTCCGGGTGCATTTGGACAAACAGGATCGATAAGGTGGCGCCTTTGGTGAAGGGAGAATGA
- a CDS encoding FRG domain-containing protein, with translation MPVFEKTINTFSEYIAYIEELGSTLSRPLWFRGCGKKSYKLLPSLFRHKSTSNIENFMKLEASLLDRFQQRSIPFSSRQMKDNWEWLFFMQHHGIPTRLLDWTESPLAALFFAVTNPTHNLNDEGNITFRSDAAVWVLDPEAWNKKSVDLESFTGKVLTTNDSNLSAYSPISECSMMKQYPLAIYGSHNSQRIVAQRGVFVVFGKAIDSMEAIYNRGFPERCLIRIILPRASLAGIMASINRNGITDSVIFPDLDGLAREIKREFNFEV, from the coding sequence ATGCCTGTTTTTGAAAAGACAATCAATACTTTTTCCGAGTATATCGCTTACATTGAGGAACTTGGGAGTACACTTTCTAGACCTTTATGGTTCCGTGGTTGTGGTAAAAAATCTTATAAATTACTCCCATCTCTGTTCAGGCATAAATCTACGAGTAATATTGAAAATTTCATGAAGTTAGAAGCATCGTTACTTGATAGGTTTCAACAAAGAAGCATTCCTTTTAGTTCAAGACAAATGAAAGACAATTGGGAATGGCTGTTTTTTATGCAGCATCACGGGATTCCAACCAGGTTGCTTGATTGGACTGAGAGCCCATTAGCTGCTTTATTTTTTGCGGTTACTAACCCAACGCACAACTTAAATGATGAAGGTAATATAACATTTAGGAGTGATGCGGCAGTTTGGGTTTTGGATCCAGAAGCTTGGAACAAAAAATCCGTTGATCTGGAATCATTTACCGGCAAGGTATTAACGACAAACGATTCAAACTTAAGTGCGTATTCACCTATTAGCGAGTGTAGCATGATGAAACAATATCCTCTCGCAATTTACGGTTCGCATAATAGCCAGCGGATTGTTGCTCAAAGAGGGGTTTTTGTAGTGTTTGGAAAAGCAATTGATTCAATGGAAGCAATATATAATAGAGGGTTTCCCGAAAGATGTCTCATTAGAATAATTCTGCCAAGAGCATCTCTTGCAGGTATTATGGCATCAATAAATAGAAACGGAATTACTGATTCAGTTATTTTCCCTGACCTAGATGGCCTTGCAAGGGAAATAAAAAGAGAGTTTAATTTTGAGGTTTAA